The bacterium genome includes a region encoding these proteins:
- the topA gene encoding type I DNA topoisomerase — protein MSKSLIIVESPAKTKTLKNFLGSDYIIEASMGHVRDLPKSKLGVDVENRFEPQYVSIPERRDVLKKLKAAAGKADSVYLASDPDREGEAIAWHLQNSLKLKDAKRIQFNEITKTAVTEALQNAHEININLVNAQQARRVLDRLVGYKLSPLLWRKVKRNLSAGRVQSVAVRLICDREREILAFVPVEYWSITAALTPQDKEHLFNAKLVLKDGEKLEIHNQQEADNLLKALEGADYVVKGIRKSERKRNPSPPFITSTLQQEASRKLGYGARRTMMIAQQLYEGIELGEQGSVGLITYMRTDSTRVAKEAQEEARDYIVKTYGSTYIPDKARQVSRKGAQDAHEAIRPTSVTRHPDEIKHFLNNDQYRLYKLIWQRFLASQMSTALFDVVSVDIEAAGMTFRATGSTIKFQGFMKVYTEGKDDDKIVADEEQPPLPSMVEGQVLDLRELKPEQHFTEPPARYTEATLVRTLEENGIGRPSTYASIISTIQDRKYVELKEKKFFPTELGFIVTDQLVKHFPAIMDVEFTAGVETKLDTVEEGNLDWVQLLSEFYGPFEKDLEEAQENMERVKIQPKESDQICPNCGRKMLIREGRFGEFLGCAGYPECKTTAPLTKPVDVKCPACGEGDIVEKKSKKGRTFYGCNRYPECSWVSWDKPTNKTCPKCGRILGERRFRGRLTGYRCTNQECDYQKARGKEGAPEDEPKDSSDQTAV, from the coding sequence ATGTCCAAATCATTGATCATAGTCGAGTCACCGGCCAAGACAAAGACTCTGAAAAATTTTCTTGGCTCGGATTATATAATCGAAGCAAGTATGGGTCATGTCCGCGATCTGCCTAAAAGCAAGCTCGGTGTGGATGTGGAGAACAGGTTCGAGCCGCAGTATGTCTCTATTCCCGAGAGGCGGGATGTCCTCAAAAAGCTCAAGGCTGCTGCGGGCAAGGCGGATTCTGTATATCTCGCTTCGGACCCTGACCGCGAAGGTGAAGCAATTGCATGGCATTTGCAAAATTCCTTGAAGCTCAAAGATGCCAAGAGAATTCAGTTCAATGAGATCACCAAGACTGCCGTCACCGAGGCTCTGCAGAATGCTCATGAGATAAACATAAACTTGGTAAACGCGCAGCAGGCTCGTCGGGTTCTGGACCGTCTGGTCGGCTATAAACTCAGCCCTCTGCTCTGGCGCAAGGTGAAGCGTAATTTGAGTGCCGGCAGGGTGCAGTCGGTTGCAGTTAGACTGATATGTGATCGCGAGAGGGAAATACTTGCCTTTGTGCCGGTTGAATACTGGTCCATAACTGCGGCGCTTACTCCCCAAGACAAAGAGCATCTGTTTAACGCGAAACTGGTGCTCAAAGACGGCGAGAAGCTGGAGATTCATAACCAGCAGGAAGCCGACAATCTGCTCAAGGCACTCGAAGGCGCTGATTATGTAGTAAAGGGAATTAGGAAGAGCGAGCGCAAACGCAATCCTTCCCCGCCATTTATTACAAGCACGCTCCAGCAGGAAGCTTCTCGAAAACTCGGCTACGGCGCCCGCCGCACTATGATGATCGCTCAGCAACTCTATGAGGGCATTGAGTTGGGCGAACAGGGTTCCGTCGGCCTTATCACCTATATGAGAACCGACTCAACACGTGTTGCCAAAGAAGCCCAGGAAGAAGCGCGGGATTACATAGTCAAGACTTACGGCTCCACATACATACCCGATAAAGCCAGGCAAGTCTCTCGTAAAGGGGCACAGGATGCGCATGAAGCGATCCGCCCAACATCCGTAACGCGCCATCCAGACGAGATCAAGCACTTCTTGAATAACGATCAATATCGGCTCTATAAATTAATCTGGCAGCGCTTTCTGGCCAGCCAGATGTCTACTGCACTGTTCGATGTGGTATCTGTCGATATCGAGGCGGCGGGGATGACCTTCCGCGCCACAGGCTCCACAATCAAATTCCAGGGGTTTATGAAAGTCTACACCGAGGGCAAAGACGATGACAAAATCGTCGCCGATGAGGAGCAGCCACCACTTCCGTCGATGGTGGAGGGGCAGGTACTCGATCTGCGTGAACTCAAGCCTGAGCAGCATTTCACGGAGCCTCCAGCCCGCTATACTGAAGCCACCCTTGTACGTACACTCGAAGAGAATGGCATCGGCAGACCGAGCACCTATGCCAGCATCATCTCTACGATTCAAGACCGGAAATATGTCGAGCTGAAGGAGAAGAAATTCTTCCCCACCGAGCTTGGTTTTATCGTAACCGACCAGCTCGTAAAGCATTTTCCGGCGATCATGGATGTGGAGTTTACCGCCGGTGTCGAGACCAAACTCGACACCGTCGAGGAGGGCAATCTCGACTGGGTGCAGCTCCTGAGTGAGTTCTATGGGCCGTTTGAGAAAGACCTGGAAGAGGCTCAGGAGAATATGGAACGGGTCAAGATTCAGCCCAAAGAAAGCGACCAGATATGCCCGAACTGCGGCAGGAAGATGCTGATCCGCGAAGGCAGATTCGGCGAGTTTCTGGGATGCGCGGGCTATCCCGAGTGCAAGACCACTGCGCCGCTTACCAAGCCGGTGGACGTCAAATGCCCTGCCTGCGGCGAGGGTGATATTGTTGAGAAGAAGTCCAAAAAAGGCAGGACCTTCTACGGCTGCAACCGGTATCCCGAATGCTCATGGGTCTCCTGGGACAAACCGACAAACAAGACATGTCCCAAATGCGGCAGAATTTTGGGCGAGCGGCGGTTCAGAGGCCGACTCACGGGCTACCGCTGCACAAATCAGGAGTGCGACTATCAGAAAGCCCGCGGCAAAGAGGGTGCCCCTGAGGACGAGCCCAAGGACAGCAGCGATCAGACGGCTGTCTAG
- a CDS encoding phosphatidate cytidylyltransferase: MLKRIITALIGIPLAVILIFYPNGLPFAVAIGLVSILGAHEFYSGVRKLGSQPVEWAGLAAVALFVVSARTYGPKTIGAIFPAVLTLLLILSFCVEIIRRKRAPLINVGATVFGAIYVGWLIMHLVVLRGIDGTITVGAYTKEAGAWLVMFTFLATWASDTGAYFVGRFLGKTKIAPTLSPNKTVEGSIGGFVGALILSMVAGMIIHLPWYHGLALGVIFGVLSQLGDLSESAIKREIGIKDFGNVMPGHGGILDRFDSMLFAGPAMYYYVVLFLRQWIG; encoded by the coding sequence GTGCTGAAAAGAATCATTACGGCGCTGATTGGTATTCCACTTGCCGTTATATTGATATTCTACCCCAACGGCCTGCCGTTCGCCGTTGCAATTGGCTTAGTCTCAATCCTCGGTGCCCACGAGTTCTACAGCGGCGTTCGTAAGCTCGGGTCTCAACCTGTGGAGTGGGCAGGGCTTGCGGCTGTAGCTTTGTTTGTGGTCTCGGCACGCACATATGGTCCCAAGACGATCGGCGCAATCTTCCCAGCAGTTCTTACCCTCCTTCTGATCCTTTCGTTCTGCGTTGAGATAATACGGCGAAAACGCGCCCCTCTGATCAACGTAGGCGCAACAGTATTTGGCGCCATATATGTAGGCTGGCTGATCATGCACCTGGTCGTCCTCAGAGGGATTGATGGCACTATTACAGTCGGAGCATACACCAAGGAAGCGGGTGCTTGGCTGGTCATGTTCACATTTCTGGCGACCTGGGCGTCTGATACAGGCGCATATTTTGTAGGCAGGTTTCTTGGCAAAACCAAGATTGCCCCGACATTAAGTCCAAACAAGACCGTTGAAGGCTCAATAGGCGGGTTTGTGGGCGCACTTATCCTGTCTATGGTCGCCGGAATGATTATTCATCTGCCATGGTATCATGGATTGGCGCTTGGCGTGATCTTCGGTGTGCTCAGCCAGCTTGGAGATTTGTCAGAATCTGCAATCAAGCGTGAGATAGGCATCAAAGACTTCGGTAATGTCATGCCTGGGCATGGCGGAATTCTCGACAGGTTCGACAGCATGCTCTTTGCCGGACCTGCGATGTATTATTATGTGGTGCTGTTTTTGAGGCAGTGGATAGGCTGA
- a CDS encoding stage 0 sporulation family protein: protein MPLVVGVSFRRVGKVYYFDPGELALHEGDFVIAETARGIEFGEVVLEPREVSEEELVAPLKAVVRVATGDDLQREASNREKEKHAFEVCERKIAEHGLPMKLLEAECAFDGSQVTFSFSADGRIDFRELVKDVAGALKTKVQLHQIGVRDEAKLIGGYGGCGRSLCCATFLSNFEPISMKMAKDQSLFLNPAKFSGVCGKLMCCLRYEHEHYKYAQKRLPAVGAILQLDDGRAKVIDVNVINNMITVETEQEVQLHIHASQLKLEGLCRRHGVACNMTEKNCQCLLAGDADESADIDIEDEIDDEIEDEIEQNPEVADLLDDVVSSAPKSSGVTFRDPHRSVDQNAYNSSPDSHNGNNNGGNGHDHPQRKNRNHRNRSQKSRNGSHSNRSQPETPGES, encoded by the coding sequence ATGCCACTTGTTGTGGGTGTCTCCTTTAGAAGGGTGGGTAAAGTCTACTACTTCGACCCCGGTGAGCTTGCGCTCCACGAGGGTGATTTTGTTATAGCCGAGACCGCGCGCGGAATTGAGTTCGGCGAAGTCGTCCTTGAACCGCGCGAGGTGTCCGAAGAGGAACTAGTAGCCCCACTCAAGGCTGTTGTGCGCGTTGCCACAGGCGATGACTTGCAGCGTGAAGCATCCAATCGGGAAAAAGAGAAACACGCTTTTGAAGTGTGTGAACGCAAGATCGCCGAGCATGGCCTTCCAATGAAGCTGCTGGAAGCTGAGTGCGCATTCGACGGCTCACAGGTCACATTCTCATTCTCGGCGGACGGCAGGATCGATTTCCGCGAACTGGTCAAGGATGTGGCCGGAGCATTAAAGACCAAGGTCCAACTCCATCAGATTGGTGTCCGTGACGAGGCCAAGTTGATCGGCGGCTACGGAGGCTGTGGGCGTTCGCTGTGCTGTGCGACTTTTCTGAGCAACTTTGAACCCATCTCAATGAAAATGGCAAAAGACCAGAGCCTGTTTCTTAATCCGGCGAAGTTTTCCGGTGTCTGTGGAAAACTGATGTGCTGCCTGAGATATGAGCACGAACACTATAAATACGCTCAAAAAAGGCTGCCGGCCGTGGGGGCAATACTGCAGCTCGATGACGGCAGGGCGAAAGTGATCGACGTCAATGTGATAAACAACATGATCACAGTCGAGACTGAGCAGGAAGTCCAACTCCATATCCACGCCAGCCAGCTCAAGCTCGAAGGTCTGTGCAGGCGTCACGGTGTGGCATGCAATATGACCGAAAAGAACTGCCAATGCCTGCTTGCCGGTGATGCAGACGAGTCCGCCGATATAGATATAGAAGATGAGATCGATGATGAAATCGAGGATGAGATCGAGCAAAACCCTGAGGTAGCCGATCTGCTCGACGATGTGGTTTCATCTGCGCCAAAATCCAGTGGAGTGACTTTCCGTGACCCGCATCGAAGCGTGGATCAGAACGCATACAATTCTTCGCCTGACAGCCATAACGGCAATAATAACGGCGGTAATGGTCACGATCACCCCCAGCGAAAGAATAGAAATCACAGGAATCGCTCACAAAAAAGTCGCAATGGCAGCCATTCAAACCGCAGCCAGCCCGAAACGCCGGGGGAGAGCTAA
- a CDS encoding zinc ribbon domain-containing protein — MPIYEYECKSCGKCFERLISMSRANEVECPACGSAEVKRLMSLFASRVAGGSSSHSSSCAGCASGNCGSCGCGH; from the coding sequence GTGCCGATATATGAGTACGAGTGCAAATCCTGCGGCAAGTGCTTTGAAAGATTGATCAGTATGAGCCGCGCAAATGAGGTCGAGTGCCCGGCATGCGGATCGGCTGAGGTTAAGCGGCTTATGTCTTTGTTTGCATCACGCGTTGCCGGCGGGTCGTCTTCACACTCCAGCAGCTGCGCCGGGTGCGCGTCCGGCAATTGCGGCTCCTGCGGATGCGGCCATTAA
- a CDS encoding FKBP-type peptidyl-prolyl cis-trans isomerase, with product MRSLLAILLAVGVIFALIGCGKEETKQTQTPAPAKEKSESAATSDAQTQSEDGFISTESGLQYKDTKVGTGPAVKVGDSVTVEYKGWLDNGTVFDSTKKPGAGPFSFNVGSGQVIKGWDEGLQGMKKGGVRQLILPPALGYGSEDMGTIPPNSTLHFEIELLKIGA from the coding sequence ATGAGATCACTTCTCGCGATACTATTAGCCGTTGGCGTTATCTTCGCACTTATCGGATGCGGTAAAGAGGAGACCAAACAGACGCAGACACCTGCTCCGGCTAAAGAAAAATCTGAGTCTGCTGCCACATCAGATGCTCAGACACAATCAGAAGACGGCTTCATCTCCACAGAGTCCGGCTTACAATATAAAGATACAAAAGTCGGAACCGGTCCAGCGGTCAAGGTCGGCGATAGCGTCACTGTAGAGTATAAGGGCTGGTTGGATAACGGCACGGTTTTTGACTCAACGAAAAAGCCGGGTGCGGGACCCTTTTCATTCAACGTAGGATCGGGCCAGGTAATAAAAGGTTGGGATGAGGGTTTGCAGGGCATGAAAAAGGGCGGCGTACGCCAGCTCATTTTACCGCCAGCTCTTGGCTATGGTTCTGAAGACATGGGCACAATTCCTCCAAACTCGACCCTGCATTTTGAGATAGAGCTGTTGAAGATAGGTGCTTGA
- a CDS encoding adenine phosphoribosyltransferase, with protein sequence MITEETMKQIIRDVPDFPSDGILFYDITPVLQNPKAFNEVVASIAQCVEPMKPDVIVGIESRGFILGAPVAIELGLGFVPVRKKGKLPWDTIQAEYDLEYGTNTVEMHKDAIEPGMRVAIVDDLLATGGTAKAAVQLVEELGGTVMGLSFIIELLFLKGRKSLNNYEVCSLVRY encoded by the coding sequence ATGATAACCGAAGAGACTATGAAACAGATCATACGCGATGTGCCCGACTTTCCCTCGGACGGCATTTTGTTTTATGACATAACCCCTGTTCTTCAAAATCCGAAAGCTTTCAATGAGGTTGTCGCCTCGATTGCCCAATGTGTCGAACCAATGAAACCCGATGTGATCGTGGGAATCGAATCACGCGGCTTTATCCTAGGCGCTCCTGTAGCCATAGAATTAGGATTGGGGTTTGTTCCGGTCCGCAAAAAGGGCAAGCTGCCATGGGATACCATCCAGGCGGAATATGATCTCGAATACGGCACAAACACGGTCGAGATGCATAAAGACGCCATTGAGCCGGGTATGAGGGTTGCAATAGTCGATGACCTGCTCGCCACAGGAGGCACTGCAAAGGCTGCTGTTCAACTGGTTGAAGAACTGGGTGGCACTGTTATGGGCCTGAGCTTCATCATCGAGCTTCTATTTCTCAAAGGGCGAAAATCTCTGAACAACTATGAGGTGTGTTCGCTGGTGAGGTATTAA
- the mtnA gene encoding S-methyl-5-thioribose-1-phosphate isomerase — protein MQRTVDYKDGKVILIDQTRIPSELVTIELSDYESIADAIKTMKVRGAPAIGVTGALGIVIAARASHTSDANILLDKLTHAANVLKNTRPTAVNLFWGIDRMLDAAHAAVRAGSGVDDIVQALESLGEMMLVEDEDVCRLIGKNGAGLLPDNGNVLTHCNAGSLACVAYGTALGVIRAAVESGKQIHVYADETRPRLQGMKLTCFELASDNIPVTLISDNMAGWLMRQGKIDCVVVGADRIAANGDVANKIGTYSVALLAHHHKIPFYVAAPFSTIDFSIASGDEIPIEERPHEEVTHIDGRRIAPVGVQVANPSFDVTPAEYVGAIITEKGIIRPPYKKNLI, from the coding sequence TTGCAGCGCACAGTAGACTACAAAGACGGCAAAGTAATATTGATCGACCAGACGCGGATTCCATCTGAACTGGTCACAATCGAGCTTTCTGACTATGAGAGCATAGCAGACGCCATTAAGACCATGAAAGTCCGCGGTGCGCCGGCGATTGGCGTCACTGGCGCACTGGGAATCGTGATAGCCGCCAGAGCATCGCATACATCCGATGCCAATATCTTGCTTGATAAACTGACACACGCAGCGAATGTGCTCAAGAATACCCGCCCGACTGCAGTCAATCTGTTCTGGGGAATAGACCGGATGCTCGATGCTGCACATGCGGCTGTAAGGGCCGGTTCAGGTGTCGATGATATAGTCCAAGCACTCGAATCACTCGGCGAGATGATGCTCGTAGAGGATGAAGATGTCTGCCGCTTGATCGGCAAAAATGGAGCCGGACTATTGCCGGATAATGGAAATGTGCTCACTCACTGTAATGCAGGTTCGCTTGCCTGTGTTGCGTACGGCACGGCTCTGGGAGTCATTCGTGCGGCGGTCGAGTCAGGCAAGCAGATTCATGTATATGCCGACGAGACTCGCCCCCGGCTCCAGGGTATGAAACTGACCTGCTTCGAACTCGCGAGCGACAATATACCGGTCACCCTAATCTCGGACAACATGGCGGGCTGGCTTATGCGCCAGGGCAAGATAGACTGTGTGGTGGTCGGTGCGGACCGTATTGCGGCAAATGGAGACGTTGCCAATAAGATTGGCACATATTCAGTCGCGCTGCTCGCTCACCATCACAAGATTCCATTCTACGTAGCAGCCCCATTCTCTACAATCGACTTTTCTATAGCTTCGGGTGATGAAATACCCATCGAGGAGAGACCGCACGAAGAAGTGACTCACATAGACGGGCGCAGGATTGCGCCGGTGGGTGTTCAGGTCGCAAACCCCAGTTTTGATGTCACCCCAGCGGAATATGTGGGGGCGATAATAACTGAGAAGGGTATTATCAGACCGCCGTACAAAAAGAATCTCATATAA
- a CDS encoding class I SAM-dependent methyltransferase, with amino-acid sequence MMSNSERIALFDEWARNYDPSGAGANAFPFAGYDQVLNEIVDCARPIRSLSILDLGTGTGNLASLFAGSTREVWGIDFSSEMLAKSKAILPNCHFVQADLLGQWPEVLNRRFDRIVSAYVFHEFDIPTKVELLRRLKNDYLVDHGRMIIGDIAFPSQQIFDSAREIFAQLWDPDEYYWIADNAVDILSSMGMTVAYKQVSVCGGVFVIDT; translated from the coding sequence ATGATGAGCAATTCGGAGAGAATAGCGCTTTTTGATGAGTGGGCACGCAACTACGATCCATCCGGCGCTGGAGCAAACGCCTTTCCATTTGCGGGCTACGATCAAGTTCTTAATGAGATAGTCGACTGTGCCAGGCCGATAAGATCGCTTTCCATACTTGACTTGGGAACGGGAACCGGTAATCTTGCGTCTTTGTTCGCTGGTTCCACACGCGAGGTATGGGGAATTGATTTCTCCTCTGAAATGCTTGCTAAGTCAAAGGCTATCTTGCCCAATTGTCATTTCGTTCAGGCTGACTTGCTCGGTCAATGGCCGGAAGTCTTGAACCGTCGCTTCGACCGGATAGTGTCTGCCTATGTGTTTCATGAGTTCGACATACCCACTAAAGTCGAATTGCTTAGGCGCCTAAAGAACGATTATCTAGTTGATCACGGTCGTATGATAATTGGCGACATTGCATTTCCGTCTCAGCAAATTTTCGATTCCGCTCGTGAAATATTTGCCCAGCTATGGGATCCGGATGAGTACTATTGGATTGCCGACAATGCTGTTGACATATTGAGTTCTATGGGCATGACAGTTGCATATAAGCAAGTTTCTGTTTGCGGCGGAGTATTTGTGATTGATACTTAA
- a CDS encoding S-methyl-5'-thioadenosine phosphorylase, with protein MAELKAEIGVIGGSGFYSLLDDVEEVKFDTPYGAPSDVIALGTIASKRVAFIPRHGKTHNIPPHMIPYRANIWAMKKLGVTRIIGPNAVGSLQADIKPGDFVVCNQFVDRTYGRKDTFYDGPIVTHVSSADTYCPVLRRLAVEIGRSQGVTMHDGGTTVCIQGPRFSSRAESLWFTRMGWHVVNMTQYPECILALEQEICYVNIALITDYDVGIVAEGGAEPVNASEVVKVLTANNERVKNLIFEMVEKMPETRDCSCAHALENARLG; from the coding sequence ATGGCAGAACTCAAGGCTGAAATAGGAGTCATAGGCGGCTCCGGGTTCTATTCGCTTCTGGATGATGTCGAGGAAGTCAAGTTCGACACTCCATACGGCGCACCGAGTGATGTGATTGCGCTCGGCACAATTGCGAGCAAGCGTGTCGCATTCATACCCAGACATGGTAAGACGCACAATATTCCTCCCCACATGATCCCCTACCGAGCGAATATCTGGGCGATGAAAAAGCTTGGCGTTACACGTATAATAGGTCCAAATGCGGTCGGCAGCCTGCAGGCGGATATCAAGCCGGGTGATTTCGTAGTCTGCAATCAGTTCGTCGACCGCACATATGGCCGCAAAGATACTTTCTATGACGGTCCTATAGTGACACATGTCTCCTCAGCCGATACATACTGCCCTGTGCTGCGCAGACTTGCCGTGGAGATAGGCAGGAGCCAGGGAGTGACGATGCACGATGGCGGCACGACTGTCTGCATCCAGGGACCGAGGTTTTCAAGTCGAGCCGAGAGTTTGTGGTTTACCAGAATGGGCTGGCATGTGGTCAACATGACCCAATATCCTGAGTGCATCCTTGCTCTTGAGCAGGAGATTTGTTATGTCAATATCGCACTTATAACCGACTATGACGTGGGCATTGTAGCAGAGGGCGGAGCAGAACCGGTTAATGCAAGCGAGGTAGTGAAAGTCCTCACTGCGAATAACGAGCGCGTGAAGAACTTGATATTTGAGATGGTCGAGAAGATGCCCGAGACTCGAGACTGCTCGTGCGCACACGCCCTTGAGAATGCCCGGCTGGGATGA
- the rnc gene encoding ribonuclease III yields MTLDQKTLEQIVQKLRVEIKDLGLLRQALTHRSYLGESAEAVSNERLEFLGDSVLGVVIAEYLYTQFPERSEGELAKAKAVAVSEPVLSESAKQLGLQDMILMSSGEEASGGRKRHSIMADAFEALVAVIYLDSGLEAARQFILRALDSILKDVERKQHIRDYKTLLQEYTQGIHKKAPLYVVIDEKGADHDKTFTVEVMLDDRRLGSGVGKSKKQAEQAAALQALEKIEGQKV; encoded by the coding sequence ATGACCCTCGATCAGAAAACACTCGAACAGATTGTTCAAAAGCTGCGTGTAGAGATAAAAGACTTGGGGCTTCTGCGGCAAGCTCTTACCCACAGGTCATATCTGGGGGAATCGGCTGAGGCCGTGTCAAATGAGAGGCTTGAGTTTCTGGGCGACTCAGTGTTGGGTGTTGTAATCGCCGAGTACCTCTACACACAATTCCCTGAACGCAGTGAAGGCGAGCTCGCCAAGGCCAAAGCGGTGGCCGTGAGCGAGCCAGTGCTCAGTGAAAGCGCCAAACAGCTCGGTTTACAGGATATGATTCTGATGAGTTCGGGCGAGGAAGCCAGCGGCGGCAGAAAAAGACACTCGATCATGGCGGATGCGTTCGAGGCACTGGTGGCGGTCATATACCTGGATTCAGGTCTGGAGGCCGCACGACAGTTCATTCTCAGAGCCCTGGACTCAATTCTCAAGGATGTCGAACGCAAACAACACATCCGCGATTACAAGACTCTCCTCCAGGAATACACTCAAGGTATTCACAAGAAAGCGCCGCTCTATGTGGTCATAGACGAAAAAGGCGCAGACCATGATAAGACATTCACTGTAGAAGTCATGCTCGATGACAGGCGGCTCGGAAGCGGTGTCGGCAAAAGTAAAAAACAGGCCGAACAAGCTGCTGCTCTGCAGGCTTTGGAAAAAATAGAGGGTCAAAAAGTCTGA
- a CDS encoding nucleotidyltransferase family protein, with protein MASRDDPRIRLDKAAEIDDILDRRLFTLAVITWRLQELGITPVLVGGGAVQFYTLGGYTTKDIDVVMPTSPKVEDAMSELGFIKRGRYWVREDIDIAIEAPSASLSEGMARVIEVQIDDMLVCILGIEDLIIDRLNAYVHWKSTEDGRWASRLITLGGKDMDWEYIIQRAEEERVSDALNDLAKSAGI; from the coding sequence ATGGCAAGCCGGGACGACCCTAGAATACGACTGGACAAAGCTGCCGAGATAGATGATATACTTGATCGGCGGCTGTTTACGCTTGCCGTAATTACATGGCGTCTGCAGGAGTTGGGAATTACGCCTGTTCTGGTAGGTGGAGGAGCAGTCCAGTTCTATACACTCGGCGGTTATACGACTAAGGACATAGATGTGGTTATGCCGACATCCCCTAAAGTAGAGGATGCAATGTCCGAATTGGGTTTCATTAAGCGCGGTCGATACTGGGTCAGAGAGGATATCGATATCGCAATTGAAGCTCCTTCAGCATCACTGTCGGAGGGCATGGCTCGTGTAATTGAAGTTCAGATTGATGATATGCTCGTATGCATTCTCGGAATTGAGGATTTGATCATCGATAGGCTGAATGCTTATGTGCACTGGAAATCCACCGAGGACGGACGATGGGCAAGCCGTTTGATTACACTTGGCGGAAAAGACATGGATTGGGAATATATCATCCAGCGAGCAGAGGAAGAAAGAGTATCCGATGCACTGAACGATCTTGCGAAGAGTGCCGGGATATGA
- a CDS encoding pyridoxal phosphate-dependent aminotransferase — protein sequence MPNISQRAKKVSPSPTLAVTAKAKQMKADGIDVIGFGAGEPDFDTPQCIKDAAVKSLQSGFTKYTPTGGIPDLKKAICEKLKRDNGLDYAPNQVIVSLGAKHSIYNAVLATVDPGDEVIIPAPYWVSYPEIVGLAGGKCVYVDADESTGFTVPIEKLRAAVTDKTRMLILNSPSNPTGGVYNREQIKQIADLAVEKGFYVLSDEIYEKIIYDGREHVSIASFGDEIKKLTITINGFSKAFSMTGWRLGYAAAEKEIVDAMEAIQSHSASNLVSFTQPAAVAALACPREIIDEMVTEFDKRRKYIVERLNAIDGITCAMPGGAFYVFPNISGLFGKSVDGRVLKCSGCVESWLLDEAKVAVVAGAGFGADNYIRLSYATSMDNIEKGMDRIAEAVGRLK from the coding sequence ATGCCAAATATATCGCAGAGAGCAAAAAAAGTATCACCTTCACCGACATTGGCTGTGACTGCGAAGGCAAAGCAGATGAAGGCGGATGGAATAGACGTCATCGGTTTCGGTGCAGGTGAGCCTGATTTTGATACTCCACAGTGTATCAAAGATGCAGCAGTCAAATCGCTTCAGTCCGGGTTCACAAAATACACTCCAACCGGTGGCATTCCCGATCTGAAAAAAGCGATCTGCGAAAAGCTCAAACGCGATAACGGGTTGGATTATGCTCCCAATCAGGTGATTGTTTCCCTCGGCGCAAAACACTCGATCTATAATGCCGTGCTGGCGACAGTCGACCCCGGTGACGAAGTGATTATTCCTGCTCCATACTGGGTCAGCTATCCTGAGATAGTCGGGCTTGCCGGCGGCAAGTGCGTATATGTCGATGCGGACGAATCCACTGGCTTTACCGTTCCAATTGAAAAACTACGGGCGGCGGTTACAGACAAGACCAGAATGCTGATCTTAAACAGCCCGTCTAACCCGACAGGCGGGGTCTATAATCGCGAACAGATCAAGCAGATTGCCGACTTGGCTGTCGAAAAAGGCTTTTACGTGCTCTCTGATGAGATATACGAAAAGATCATCTATGATGGACGTGAGCATGTGAGCATTGCGTCCTTTGGAGATGAGATCAAGAAACTGACGATCACGATCAACGGTTTCTCAAAGGCATTTTCTATGACTGGCTGGCGCTTGGGCTATGCGGCTGCAGAGAAAGAGATTGTTGATGCAATGGAGGCGATTCAGAGCCATAGTGCATCGAACCTGGTTTCGTTTACCCAGCCTGCTGCGGTTGCAGCGCTTGCCTGCCCGCGGGAGATAATCGATGAAATGGTCACCGAGTTCGACAAGCGCAGGAAGTATATTGTCGAAAGGCTTAACGCCATTGACGGCATTACCTGCGCTATGCCGGGCGGCGCATTCTATGTGTTTCCGAATATCAGCGGTCTTTTCGGCAAAAGTGTGGATGGCAGAGTGCTGAAGTGCTCGGGCTGTGTGGAGAGCTGGCTGTTGGATGAGGCAAAGGTGGCGGTAGTGGCTGGGGCAGGATTTGGCGCAGACAACTATATTCGCCTTTCGTATGCAACTTCCATGGATAATATTGAAAAGGGCATGGATAGAATAGCTGAGGCTGTAGGCAGACTGAAGTAA